ACATTACGTCAAGTGGCAATACCGGCACCCCTTGTTCTGGAAACAACCACTGTAAAATTGGGTTGATCACAAAAGCAAATAAGAAGCCAAGCCCACATACCCACATCAAAAATGGGCGAGCACCAGCCACAAATCGACTTCGATGGCTTGCTTGCACTGAATTTATATGTGCTTGTATTTCACTTTGCTTATTAAGTAGCCTTGCCTT
This genomic window from Pseudoalteromonas luteoviolacea contains:
- a CDS encoding 3TM-type holin, whose translation is MNWLTNLFTGSVREPLQVVSEIIDELYTSEEEVLEQHVIKARLLNKQSEIQAHINSVQASHRSRFVAGARPFLMWVCGLGFLFAFVINPILQWLFPEQGVPVLPLDVMLELTLGMLGLAGLRTIEKLKGVAK